The following are encoded together in the Ovis aries strain OAR_USU_Benz2616 breed Rambouillet chromosome X, ARS-UI_Ramb_v3.0, whole genome shotgun sequence genome:
- the LPAR4 gene encoding lysophosphatidic acid receptor 4: MGDRRFIDFQFQDLNSNLRPRLGNSTANNTCIVDDSFKYNLNGAVYSVVFILGLITNSASLFVFCFRMKMRSETAIFITNLALSDLLFVCTLPFKIFYNFNRHWPFGDTLCKISGTAFLTNIYGSMLFLTCISVDRFLAIVYPFRSRTIRTRRNSAIVCAGVWILVLSGGISASLFSTTNVNNATTTCFEGFSKRVWKTYLSKITIFIEVVGFIIPLILNVSCSSVVLKTLRKPATLSQIGTNKKKVLKMITVHMAVFVVCFVPYNSVLFLYALVRSQAITNCLLERFAKIMYPITLCLATLNCCFDPFIYYFTLESFQKSFYINTHIKMESLFKTETPLTTKPSLPAIQEEVSDQTTHNGGELMLESTF, from the coding sequence ATGGGTGACAGAAGATTCATTGACTTCCAGTTCCAAGATTTAAATTCAAACCTCAGACCCAGGTTGGGCAATTCTACTGCCAATAATACTTGCATTGTTGATGATTCTTTCAAGTATAATCTGAATGGTGCTGTCTACAGTGTTGTATTCATCCTGGGTTTGATAACCAACAGTGCCTCTCTGTTTGTCTTCTGCTTCCgcatgaaaatgagaagtgaGACGGCTATTTTCATCACCAATTTGGCCCTCTCTGATTTGCTCTTTGTCTGCACTCtacctttcaaaatattttacaatttcaaCCGCCACTGGCCTTTTGGTGATACCCTCTGCAAGATCTCTGGGACTGCATTCCTAACCAACATCTATGGGAGCATGCTCTTCCTTACCTGTATTAGTGTGGATCGTTTCCTGGCCATTGTCTATCCCTTCCGATCCCGTACCATTAGGACCAGGAGGAATTCTGCCATTGTGTGTGCTGGAGTCTGGATCCTAGTCCTCAGTGGTGGTATTTCAGCCTCTTTATTCTCCACCACTAATGTCAACAATGCAACCACCACCTGCTTTGAGGGCTTCTCCAAACGTGTATGGAAGACGTATCTGTCCAAGATAACCATATTTATTGAAGTTGTTGGTTTTATCATTCCTTTGATACTGAATGTCTCTTGCTCTTCTGTGGTGCTAAAAACCCTCCGTAAGCCTGCTACATTGTCTCAAATTGGGACTAATAAGAAAAAAGTGCTGAAGATGATCACAGTGCATATGGCAGTCTTTGTGGTATGCTTTGTACCCTATAACTCTGTTCTCTTCCTGTATGCCCTGGTGCGCTCCCAAGCCATTACCAATTGCTTGTTGGAAAGATTTGCAAAGATTATGTATCCAATCACCTTGTGCCTTGCAACTCTAAACTGTTGCTTTGACCCTTTCATCTATTACTTCACCCTTGAGTCCTTTCAGAAGTCCTTCTATATCAATACCCATATCAAGATGGAGTCTCTGTTTAAGACTGAAACACCTCTGACCACAAAGCCTTCCCTTCCAGCTATTCAAGAGGAAGTTAGTGATCAAACAACACATAATGGTGGTGAATTAATGCTAGAATCCACCTTCTAG